One window of Sinorhizobium numidicum genomic DNA carries:
- the fabG gene encoding 3-oxoacyl-[acyl-carrier-protein] reductase — translation MFDLSGRKALVTGASGGIGEEIARLLHAQGAVVGLHGTRVEKLEALANTLGERVKLFPANLADRTEVKALGEKAEAELGGVDILVNNAGITKDGLFVRMSDDDWDNVLEVNLTAVFRLTRELTHPMMRRRFGRIVNITSVVGVTGNPGQTNYCASKAGMIGFSKSLAQEIATRNVTVNCVAPGFIESAMTGKLNDKQKEGIMTAIPMRRMGTGAEVASAVAYLASNEAGYVTGQTIHVNGGMAMI, via the coding sequence ATGTTCGATCTTTCCGGCCGCAAGGCTCTTGTCACCGGCGCATCCGGTGGTATCGGCGAGGAAATCGCCCGCCTGCTGCATGCTCAAGGCGCCGTTGTCGGCTTGCATGGGACCCGCGTCGAAAAGCTCGAGGCCCTTGCCAACACGCTTGGCGAGCGGGTCAAGCTCTTTCCGGCAAACCTGGCCGACCGTACCGAAGTCAAGGCGCTCGGCGAGAAGGCGGAGGCCGAACTCGGTGGAGTCGATATCCTCGTCAATAACGCCGGCATTACCAAGGATGGCCTTTTCGTCCGTATGAGCGATGACGATTGGGACAACGTCCTCGAGGTCAACCTGACGGCGGTTTTCCGCCTGACCCGCGAACTGACCCATCCGATGATGCGTCGCCGTTTCGGCCGCATCGTCAACATCACCTCCGTTGTCGGCGTGACCGGCAATCCGGGCCAGACCAACTACTGCGCTTCGAAGGCCGGCATGATCGGCTTTTCCAAGTCGCTCGCGCAGGAAATCGCCACCCGCAACGTCACCGTCAACTGCGTTGCCCCGGGATTCATCGAAAGCGCGATGACGGGCAAGCTCAATGACAAGCAGAAGGAGGGCATCATGACTGCCATCCCGATGCGGCGGATGGGAACCGGCGCTGAAGTCGCATCTGCGGTCGCCTACCTCGCTTCGAACGAGGCGGGTTACGTCACCGGTCAGACCATCCACGTCAACGGTGGCATGGCAATGATCTGA
- a CDS encoding acyl carrier protein — MSDIAERVKKIVIDHLGVDAEKVSEGASFIDDLGADSLDTVELVMAFEEEFGVEIPDDAADSILTVGDAVKFIEKAQA; from the coding sequence ATGAGCGATATCGCAGAACGCGTGAAGAAAATTGTTATTGATCATCTTGGCGTTGACGCCGAAAAGGTCAGCGAAGGCGCTAGCTTCATCGATGATCTCGGCGCGGACTCGCTCGACACGGTCGAACTGGTCATGGCATTCGAAGAAGAATTCGGTGTCGAGATTCCGGACGACGCAGCGGATTCGATTCTGACCGTTGGCGACGCCGTCAAGTTCATCGAGAAGGCCCAGGCCTGA
- the fabF gene encoding beta-ketoacyl-ACP synthase II — MRRVVITGTGMVSPLGCGTEVSWSRLVAGQNAARRVTEFEVEDLPAKIACRIPFGDGADGSFNADDWMEPKEQRKVDPFIVYAMAAADMALADAGWKPERDEDQIATGVLIGSGIGGLEGIVDAGYTLRDKGPRRISPFFIPGRLINLASGQVSIRHKLRGPNHSVVTACSTGAHAIGDASRLIALGDADVMVAGGAESPICRISLAGFAACKALSTQHNDNPEKASRPYDTDRDGFVMGEGAGIVILEELEHAKARGAKIYAEVVGYGLSGDAFHITAPSEDGDGAYRCMQMALKRAGLKASDVDYINAHGTSTMADTIELGAVERLVGDSAPNISMSSTKSAIGHLLGAAGAVEAIFSALAIRDNVAPPTLNLDNPSAETKIDLVPHVARKREINVALSNSFGFGGTNASLVLRRYNGN; from the coding sequence ATGAGACGTGTCGTTATCACCGGTACCGGCATGGTATCGCCTTTGGGTTGCGGAACCGAGGTCAGTTGGTCGCGACTTGTCGCCGGCCAGAATGCCGCCCGCAGGGTTACCGAATTCGAGGTCGAGGATCTCCCCGCCAAGATTGCCTGCCGCATCCCCTTCGGCGACGGCGCTGATGGCAGCTTCAATGCCGACGATTGGATGGAGCCGAAGGAGCAGCGCAAGGTCGATCCCTTTATCGTCTACGCGATGGCTGCCGCCGACATGGCGCTGGCGGACGCCGGCTGGAAGCCGGAGCGCGACGAGGATCAAATTGCGACCGGCGTGCTGATCGGTTCCGGTATCGGCGGTCTGGAGGGCATTGTCGATGCCGGCTATACGCTCCGCGACAAGGGTCCGCGTCGTATCTCGCCCTTCTTCATTCCCGGCCGCCTGATCAATCTTGCCTCCGGCCAGGTTTCCATTCGCCACAAGCTGCGCGGCCCAAACCATTCGGTCGTCACGGCCTGCTCGACGGGCGCGCATGCGATCGGAGATGCAAGCCGGCTGATCGCGCTCGGCGATGCCGATGTGATGGTAGCGGGCGGTGCCGAATCGCCGATCTGCCGCATCTCGCTCGCGGGCTTTGCCGCGTGCAAGGCGCTTTCGACCCAGCATAACGACAATCCCGAAAAGGCGTCGCGTCCCTATGATACCGATCGCGACGGTTTTGTGATGGGCGAAGGCGCGGGCATCGTTATTCTGGAAGAGCTGGAGCATGCGAAGGCGCGCGGCGCGAAGATCTATGCCGAAGTGGTCGGCTACGGCCTTTCCGGGGATGCTTTCCATATCACCGCTCCGTCCGAGGACGGCGACGGCGCTTACCGCTGCATGCAGATGGCATTGAAGCGCGCCGGCCTGAAAGCTTCCGACGTCGACTATATCAACGCCCACGGCACCTCCACCATGGCCGACACGATCGAACTCGGCGCTGTCGAGCGGCTGGTCGGCGACAGCGCGCCCAACATATCCATGTCTTCGACCAAGTCGGCGATTGGGCACCTGCTCGGAGCTGCAGGCGCGGTCGAGGCCATCTTCTCCGCCTTGGCGATTCGCGACAACGTCGCCCCGCCCACCCTCAATCTCGACAATCCTTCGGCCGAGACGAAGATCGATCTGGTGCCGCATGTGGCGCGCAAGCGCGAAATCAATGTGGCATTGTCGAACTCCTTCGGCTTCGGCGGCACAAACGCGTCGCTGGTTCTGCGCCGATACAACGGCAATTGA